CGTCAGGCATATGGATTCAGGGATAATTGGTACTTCAAGCTCCGATTATATTTTATTCACGAATCCATCCCGGCATTTCCCGGATGAATCTTTTTTCTCCCGTCAAAAGCCTCTATTTCCAGCAATTCGTCCGAAATGGTAGATCCGTTACAAACGGTGCGGGCCAGGGCCCAGGTGTCCGGCGTTATTTCTTCTCCGGAAGGATATCTCCGGGCCTTGAAAACCCCGTATTCAGATGGATCAACCAGGGGCTCGGTGCCCCATATGGCCACTCCTGCAGGATTGCCCCGCAGCAGTCTGCCATTTTTGTCCGCAAACCAGAGTCCGATCGGCAGAATATCAAAAATTCTCTGCAGCAGGCTCTCCCGCTTTCGCAGATCCTGCTCCGCCTGTTTCCGGTTTGTTATGTCCCTGACCCATTCCACAAAAAGCGCCGCAGCGCCGCTTTCATCCAACAGGGGAATGACACGCACATCAAACCACCGGCCCTTAAAAAGCTCTACTTCCTTTTGGAATGACTCCCGGGTCTCCAGGACCGTTTTGGCCTGACATTCAGGGCATATATCATCAAATCCCCTGTAAGTTTTGTAGCACTTGGTTTGCAAAATCCGCTTTTCATCGGAAACAGCCCCAAGACCGTTCCAGTTGCTGTACACAATATTCATATTCCGGTCATTGATGGAGATCATGTCCGGAATAAGAGAAAGCATTTTCTGGAAGCGCTGTTCACTGAAGCGCAGCGCATCTTCCGCCAGCTTGCGCCCGGTTACATTTCTTGAACTGAAAACAATTTTCTGGGGGTGGCCCTCTTTATCTTCCAGCATTTTGCCCACTGTTTCCAGCCACAAGTAAGTGCCATCTCTGCACCGGTTTCTATATTCAACTGTCCGGGGGTGACGCGATGAAACAAATTCACCGAATTCCTCCCGTATGTGCGGGAGGTCTTCGGGATGCACAAAATCCATCACATTTTTCCCGATCAGGCACCCGGGCTCGTATCCCAGGATCTCATGGGATTTTCCGGCAAAAGTAAAGTTGCCTTCCATATCCGTGAGCGCGACCATATCCAGCATATTTCCGGTGACAATACCAAATAGCGCATCGATCTCATCCCTTTCTTCAAGCCGGCTTTGCAACTGCTGGTTTTGCATTTCAACTTCAATCCGCTGTACATGCAACTCATAAAACCGCTGCTGGATTTCTTCACGGGTCATGGCGTCCGGATTGGGAAGATGGATGGCTTTGGCCTTTTGTTCGGTTTGCTCGCGGAGCTGTTTTGGGTCGAAAAATGGGGTCGTGCTGGATCCACAACCGGGCCTGTCTTTGTTATCATCTGTGTTTCTCATATTTTCTCCCACCTCAATACAGGAAAGCCAGAGACTCTTGGCGCTTGCTGGCCAGTCACCCCCTTTTTATAATGGCATAAATTTGATGGCACCGTAAAAAGTCTGATTTCAGATGGTGACGTAAACAGTTCAAGATCAAGGTTTGCGCAATTTCGAAGAATGCAGCGTAGTTAGCTGTACGTGAAATTCTAAGAAATTGCGTGTAACGCAGATATTGGACTTTTTACGGCGCCATCAAATTTCTTTTCGGACGTTTTTATAATTCAATAAGTGCATAATGCCACTATGAAAAATTCATTGCCACTCTGTTGCGTCCGAGGCGCTTGGACTCGTAAAGAGCATCATCGAGGCGTTTGAGCAGGGAATCCTTTGTATCCGCAGAAAGGATACCGGTTGCCCCCAGGCTGATTGTAACCTTGCCCACATGGAAAAAAGGTTCGGCCTCAATGTGCCGGCGCAGCCTTTCGGCCACCTCCCCTGCAGCCCCTGCATCTGTTTCCGGCAAAATGATGATGAATTCCTCTCCGCCCCAGCGCGCCAAAATGTCTGATTCCCTTAGACTGGCTTCACTGCGCCTGGACAGTTCCACCAGCACCTGGTCTCCGACATTATGGCCATGGTTATCGTTTATCGCTTTAAAATGGTCCAGATCAAACATAATCAAGGCCGTATGCCTGCCATAGCGCCGGGCATGGGCCAGCGCCTGCGTGAGTTCGGTTTCAAAGCGCTGACGGTTAAAAAGCCCGGTCAGACTATCTGTAGTGGCCATCCTTTGCAGGCGTTCTTCGGCAAGCTTCTTATCCGTTATATCTCTAAAGGTCCATAAAATCCCATTGAGCCTTCCCTCATTGATAATGGGGCATGATAACAGCTCAAATATCCTGCCGTCTTTTAACATTATTGTGTCCCAATCTTCCCGGGGCGAAGCATATAAGGCATTTACCTTGCTGTAAAAGGCTTCCGGATACTGAACCTGATCCAAAATGTATTGAATACGATGCTCTTCTTCTAAGGTGGCAAAAAAACCACCAGGGAGCTGCCACATCTCCTTAAAACGAGAATTGATATAAACGACTCTTCTGTTGTTATCCACGACCAGAATACCATCCCTTGAAGATTCTATAATGGTCTTGAGTTCGTTGGCTCTTCTCTGCAGTGCCCGCTCCGTCAGTTCTTCTATATTATTGGCAATGGCGGCGATTTCATAATTGGAGTTGTTATACCTTACCCCGGTTTTGGGTTTGCTTTCCACGATTTCCTTAACCCGTTTTCCCAATGTGATAAGCGGAGCTGCTATGCGTTTGCCAAAATACCAACTTTGCAGCATTGCCAATGACATGGCGAACAGAGCGATGCAAATCGCATAAACAGAAGTTCGCAGCAGAATCGGGTTTATCACTTCACTGCGCTTTACAGTAGTGACAATACTCCAGTTCACCTGGTCCACGATAGTGTAGAATGCCCACCTTTTTCCGTTTTCTCCCTGGTAAGAAAACCAGCCCTGCTTCCCGGCAAGTCTTTCATCTATATGGGTTATGGCATGGCCAATCATATCACTCTCGGGATGAATAATCGCTTTGCCTTCCTGGTCAAGAACGAAGCTTTGCTGGGACCGATATTCCTTTTCTTTTTCCAGCAAGGCATTGGTCCGATCCAGGAAAACATCAATGGCCAGAACACCATTGACCTTACCTTGTGCGTCAACCAGGGCCTTGGATTGGGAGATAAGCCATTCATGGGTTTTGGCATCCCGGTAGGGAAGGCCAAAGGACTGGCCGGGTTTTTCTTCCAGGGCACGGGTATACCACGGCCTTTCTGTGGCGTTATACCCGTCCGGAGGAATGTAGTCATAAATCAAGAGACTTCCATCCGGATGGCCGGAGTAAATATATCCAATATCCTCATTGGTTGCGGAGGCCTGTTTATAAATCCGTAAAGCGGTGTCCGCACCCGACCCGTCTGCGGCGGTCAACGCTGCAATCTCGGGAACGCCGGCCAGTATTTCAACGATGTTGGAAACTTCCTTGAATATTCCGGAGGTTATAAGGCTGGCCTTGGTATTTGTTTCCCGGATGGAGTCTTTGGCTCTTTCAATACTGGTTATGCCAAAACTGGCAAAAAAGAGCGCCCCGAAAACAATCAGGGCGATTCCTGCAAAAACAAGTCCTGAGTATAAGACTTCTTTTGTTATGCTCAGATGTTTTTTAAAAACCATACATGCTCCAGGTTTGATGCATTCTGTAACTGCTCAATAGAAAATAGCATTTTGCCATCACGGATGCTCAGGTATCGACAGCATGTAGCGGGAATGACTTATGGGACTGTTTGATTGCCCGGCCAAAGATTTGTTGGCCATTATTGTCTGGAAATCCAAGATAAGCAGGACGTTAACGACGGTCTTGGGCACCAAGTTCCCCGGAACGACTCAGAGCCAGTTTGGCCATGACCGGTCCGATCAGCTCATGGAGCACGGCGGCACCGATAACGATTCCGATGAAGCTATCTGCCAGTGGGGCAAACTCGGGTTTGCCGCGGATCATCAGTGCCAGTCCGATGACGATGCCCCCTTGCGGAAGCAGCCCAAAGGCCGTGTAACGCCGGACTTTTTGGGGCGCACCGGAAATGGCTGCCCCCACAATTGTACCGGCAAATTTCCCGGCTGCCCTGAAAATGACAAATAAAACCACAAAGCCGGCAACCCCTGCTGAAAAGGCGGCGAAATTCAGATGCATGGCGCTGATGGTAAAAAACAGCACAAAAATCAGTTCTTCAGTGTAGCGCTCAAGCATATGAAAAATCTGTTCCTGGTATCTGCAAAAATTGGCCACCACCACACCCATGGCCATTGTGGCCAGCAATTCGTCCAAACCCAGCATGCCGGCCACTCCAAAGCATGTCGCGAGCATGCCGAAAACCAGCACGATCATTGCGCTTTCGGTTTCGCGCCGAAACAGGACAACACCGCTTTTTAATAGCCAGCCAAAAATTGCCCCGAGCATGATTCCGCCTGCCACAGACAGGAAAGGCGCAATCACGGCCGATCTTACAGAAAGGCTGTCACCCATGAAAATACCTGCTGCCGCAATGGCAATGCTGTAGTTGATAATACCAAGGGCATCATCAAGAGCGGCAATCCCCATAATGCTTGCGCTCACATCACCTTTGGCCCTGTATTCATGAGCTACGGCCAAAGCAGCGGTGGGATCTGTGGGCGATGCTGTGGCTCCCAAAAGTATGCATAATGGCAGCAATATGGCGTATTCATGTCCGGAAAAGGTAAATCCCAGCAAATAGGCAACTGCAAAAACTCCGAATATCACGGCAAAAAATGCCAACTCCGCTTCGAACAGGGCAATGGAAATGATCTCCTTCCCCAGCCGCTTTAACCTGGAGATCACTAGGGTGCCGCCCACGGAAAAGGTGATAAATGCCAGAGCGATATCCGTGATACCGCCGGTATGATGCACAAAATCCACTGGAATCCAGCCGGTCAGGCGGGGATTTAACACAATGCCGGCCACAATATATCCCGTAATCTTTGGCAGTCTTGCCAACCGGGCTGTCTCGCCCATTGCCAAACCGACCATGATGATCAGGCCCACGACCAGCGCACTCTCCATTGGTTTCCTCCGGCTAAGAATGCTTTAAAACTGCAAAGTCCCTAAAAAACCCCCGATTGACGGGCGGGCCGGAAAACATCAGACGGATCGCGCGTTTCTGATTTCCCTGAAAAACACCCGCATATACCGGATACTTGAGAGCACCAGCGCCAGGCCGATTGCAATGTAGCAGACCGCCAGATAGGGCCTGGGAATGGCTGAATAGCGAAGCAGCAGACCCAGAATTACCATGAAGACAATGATCAGGTAACTTTTCCAGGGGACAAAGGAAAACAGGCACTTTTTCCCGCCTGCCGGAAGGATTCTTCTCAGGTTGCCATCCACGATGCGCAAAAATCCAAAGTGGTGAACCAGCAATGCCAGTGCAATGCCGACAGCGGCAAACGCATAGGGGGACGTCTCGGGCGAAGCGGCATAAAGCCACATCCCGGCTGAAGACAACAGCATGAGCCCCACGCATACCCAGGCCGTCCCGGCCATCAGAACCAGGACTTTTCCGGGCACGGCTGGTTTGTATTTTTCGATGTTTGTTTTCATCAATTACGCCGCATCATCGGGCCGGGTCAGCTCACGGCTCAGTTCCCGGAGCTTCTGCCGCGCCTGTGTGTCATAGGCCTGGGCCATGGGTTCGGCCCGCATTTTTCCGTTGAAATACGCACCGGTCACGCCTTCGAGTTCCGGGGATGCGGCCAGATACTGCACCGCCTCCGCCCCTTGGTCCACCGCGTCCATGGAGCCGCTGAAGTAATCGGTCTCCAATACCATATTGGTGGGCATCAGGGTTGCCGGATGCAGGCAGTTGACCGAAATTGCGCTGTCCTTTAACTGTTCGGCAAGATCAAAGGTAAAAAGGATCATGGCAAGCTTGCTTTGCCGGTACGCCCTTAAGCCGTCATATCCATTTTCGAGCATCACATCGTCAAAGTCAATGGCTTGCTGGCCGGCCGAGGCCACGTTCACGATGCGCGAAGGCACCGATTCCCGCAGCAGGGGCAGAAGCCGGTGGGTCAGCAGAAAGGTCGCCAGATAGTTGACGGCAAAGCGCAGCTCATGGCCGTCCCTGCTTTCCTGCCGGCGTGATTTGGCCTCACCCGGACCGATACCGGCGTTGTTGATCAGCACATCCAGACGTTTCTGATCGGCCCGGATCTGCCCGGCAAGTGTGCGGACTTCATCCAGGCTTGAAAAATCCGCGGTGTAGTAACTGATCTCCGGATTGCCCGAAGTGTCCCGGATCTCTTCGACCACGGTTTTGCCTTTCTCCCGGCTGCGGCCGTGAAGGATCACGCGGGCCTTTTGGCAAGCCAGATCCAGCGCGGCTTTCTTTCCCAGACCGTCTGTTGCCCCGGTAATGAGTATCGTCTTGCTCCCAACCCCCTGCGTCATAAAGCACCTCCTGTGGTAAAAATACGAGGAGGGCCTGAAAATGTCAACAAGGCAGGATGATCCGGGCCGCGGGCAGGGTGCCGCGGGGCAATTTACGAAATTTAATTTGCTATATTTATATTTTTTTAGCAAAAGCAATTAAAAAGTTATTTTTCATTTTTATCTAATTGTTTTTTCAATATTTTCAATAAAAATTAAAAAATCAGTCAAATTAAAATTAGGCCTTTACAAACAGATTAAATTGAGATATGTACATATCCTTTAAAAACAACTATCTAATATTATAATATTATTTATACCTACCAATTCAAAATACTGATGAAATAAACCCTTGAAAATGAAAAAGTTTTTTGGCTTTCAACAGTCGGATAAAGCATCAATTCCCGATTGCCAATGAATTTCATTCAATATATAAGAAATTTCTAATAAAAAAGGAGAGATAAAAATGAACAAAGATGCAGAAGAAAACAAAGATTTTCCTAAACCCAGTCTGTTTATGGCAATTCTGCCGGTTGCCCTGACATTGGGCTTGATGGCTGTACAACTGCTTGTCTTTGATGCATTTATTCCCCATGTGCCGCTGGCCATTGGTATTGCCATTGTTGCGCTTCTGGCCTGGTCACAGGGATATAAATGGAAAAATATGGAGGAAGGCCTTTTCCACGTTGTTTATCTGGGACTGCAATCCATTGCCATTCTCACGATCGTGGGCATGATTATCGGCACCTGGATGCTCAGCGGGACAGTGCCGGTCATGATTTACTACGGGCTGCAGGTGATCAACCCCACTTTTTTTCTGCTGGCGGCCATGATCATCTGTGCCATTGTTTCTGTTTCCCTGGGCACTTCCTGGGGTACAATGGGAACAGTGGGCATTGCCCTGGTGGGCATCGGCCAGGGGCTTGGCGTGCCCATGCCCCTTACCGGCGGCGCCATTGTTTCCGGTGCTTTTTTCGGCGACAAAATGTCTCCGCTTTCCGATACAACCAATCTGGCCCCGGCTGTTACCGGAACCAATCTTTTTAAACATATCAAAAACATGATGCCCACAGCAGTGCCGGCCATGCTGATTGCCGGCGTGATTTACATACTTCTGGGACTGCGGTTTGCCGGAGAGCCCATGGTCGCGGAAAATATCACTCAGATCACCGGCACCCTGGCTGATACCTTCACGCTGCACCCCCTGCTGCTGCTGCCGGCTGTTTTGGTCATCACCCTGGCGATCCT
This genomic stretch from Desulfosalsimonas propionicica harbors:
- a CDS encoding PAS domain S-box protein, which translates into the protein MRNTDDNKDRPGCGSSTTPFFDPKQLREQTEQKAKAIHLPNPDAMTREEIQQRFYELHVQRIEVEMQNQQLQSRLEERDEIDALFGIVTGNMLDMVALTDMEGNFTFAGKSHEILGYEPGCLIGKNVMDFVHPEDLPHIREEFGEFVSSRHPRTVEYRNRCRDGTYLWLETVGKMLEDKEGHPQKIVFSSRNVTGRKLAEDALRFSEQRFQKMLSLIPDMISINDRNMNIVYSNWNGLGAVSDEKRILQTKCYKTYRGFDDICPECQAKTVLETRESFQKEVELFKGRWFDVRVIPLLDESGAAALFVEWVRDITNRKQAEQDLRKRESLLQRIFDILPIGLWFADKNGRLLRGNPAGVAIWGTEPLVDPSEYGVFKARRYPSGEEITPDTWALARTVCNGSTISDELLEIEAFDGRKKIHPGNAGMDS
- a CDS encoding diguanylate cyclase, with translation MVFKKHLSITKEVLYSGLVFAGIALIVFGALFFASFGITSIERAKDSIRETNTKASLITSGIFKEVSNIVEILAGVPEIAALTAADGSGADTALRIYKQASATNEDIGYIYSGHPDGSLLIYDYIPPDGYNATERPWYTRALEEKPGQSFGLPYRDAKTHEWLISQSKALVDAQGKVNGVLAIDVFLDRTNALLEKEKEYRSQQSFVLDQEGKAIIHPESDMIGHAITHIDERLAGKQGWFSYQGENGKRWAFYTIVDQVNWSIVTTVKRSEVINPILLRTSVYAICIALFAMSLAMLQSWYFGKRIAAPLITLGKRVKEIVESKPKTGVRYNNSNYEIAAIANNIEELTERALQRRANELKTIIESSRDGILVVDNNRRVVYINSRFKEMWQLPGGFFATLEEEHRIQYILDQVQYPEAFYSKVNALYASPREDWDTIMLKDGRIFELLSCPIINEGRLNGILWTFRDITDKKLAEERLQRMATTDSLTGLFNRQRFETELTQALAHARRYGRHTALIMFDLDHFKAINDNHGHNVGDQVLVELSRRSEASLRESDILARWGGEEFIIILPETDAGAAGEVAERLRRHIEAEPFFHVGKVTISLGATGILSADTKDSLLKRLDDALYESKRLGRNRVAMNFS
- a CDS encoding cation:proton antiporter gives rise to the protein MESALVVGLIIMVGLAMGETARLARLPKITGYIVAGIVLNPRLTGWIPVDFVHHTGGITDIALAFITFSVGGTLVISRLKRLGKEIISIALFEAELAFFAVIFGVFAVAYLLGFTFSGHEYAILLPLCILLGATASPTDPTAALAVAHEYRAKGDVSASIMGIAALDDALGIINYSIAIAAAGIFMGDSLSVRSAVIAPFLSVAGGIMLGAIFGWLLKSGVVLFRRETESAMIVLVFGMLATCFGVAGMLGLDELLATMAMGVVVANFCRYQEQIFHMLERYTEELIFVLFFTISAMHLNFAAFSAGVAGFVVLFVIFRAAGKFAGTIVGAAISGAPQKVRRYTAFGLLPQGGIVIGLALMIRGKPEFAPLADSFIGIVIGAAVLHELIGPVMAKLALSRSGELGAQDRR
- a CDS encoding SDR family NAD(P)-dependent oxidoreductase; protein product: MTQGVGSKTILITGATDGLGKKAALDLACQKARVILHGRSREKGKTVVEEIRDTSGNPEISYYTADFSSLDEVRTLAGQIRADQKRLDVLINNAGIGPGEAKSRRQESRDGHELRFAVNYLATFLLTHRLLPLLRESVPSRIVNVASAGQQAIDFDDVMLENGYDGLRAYRQSKLAMILFTFDLAEQLKDSAISVNCLHPATLMPTNMVLETDYFSGSMDAVDQGAEAVQYLAASPELEGVTGAYFNGKMRAEPMAQAYDTQARQKLRELSRELTRPDDAA